Proteins from a genomic interval of Streptomyces sp. Tu6071:
- a CDS encoding alkaline phosphatase family protein, with protein sequence MSGAHHTDWDAYEARHAPDAYAPLPLSSALVPEYGSGSLADLLPTLAAGLGVPGFAPVIGELAPADRACVFLVDGLGWEQLRAHPDEAPFLHSLLGTSRGGTGRPLTSGFPATTAASLASTGTGTVPGQHGLLGYAVRNPATGALMNQLRWQPWTDPTAWQPHPTVFRAADAAGVHTAQVSAPHFRETPLTEVALSGGTFHGRFTGEERMDRAAEELAGGDRSLVYTYYSELDGAGHKYGTGSDTWRGQLMQVDRLVQRLAGQLPPRTALYVTADHGMVDVPEDPESRVDYDEDWELGAGVALLGGEGRARHVYAHPGAASDVLAVWREVLGDRFWVASREEALAAGWFGPPELCEERVRARIGDVVAAPQGLSAIVASETEPRETALVGMHGSLTAAEQYVPLIEIRT encoded by the coding sequence ATGAGCGGCGCCCACCACACGGACTGGGACGCCTACGAGGCGCGGCACGCCCCCGACGCCTACGCCCCGCTCCCGCTCTCCTCGGCGCTCGTGCCCGAGTACGGGAGCGGCAGCCTCGCCGACCTCCTCCCCACCCTCGCCGCCGGTCTCGGCGTCCCCGGCTTCGCCCCGGTCATCGGCGAGCTGGCCCCGGCCGACCGCGCCTGCGTCTTCCTCGTCGACGGCCTCGGCTGGGAGCAGCTCCGCGCGCACCCCGACGAGGCGCCCTTCCTGCACAGCCTGCTCGGCACTTCGCGCGGCGGCACGGGCCGCCCGCTCACCTCCGGCTTCCCCGCGACGACGGCCGCCTCGCTCGCCTCGACCGGCACCGGCACGGTGCCGGGGCAGCACGGCCTGCTCGGCTACGCGGTGCGCAACCCGGCGACGGGCGCGCTCATGAACCAGCTCCGCTGGCAGCCCTGGACCGATCCCACCGCCTGGCAGCCGCACCCCACCGTCTTCCGCGCCGCCGACGCGGCCGGCGTGCACACCGCGCAGGTCTCGGCCCCGCACTTCCGCGAGACACCGCTCACCGAGGTCGCCCTCTCCGGCGGCACCTTCCACGGCCGCTTCACCGGCGAGGAGCGCATGGACCGCGCCGCCGAGGAACTGGCCGGGGGCGACCGGTCGCTCGTCTACACGTACTACAGCGAACTCGACGGCGCGGGGCACAAGTACGGCACGGGTTCCGACACCTGGCGCGGCCAGCTCATGCAGGTCGACCGGCTCGTGCAGCGCCTCGCCGGGCAACTCCCGCCGCGCACCGCGCTGTACGTCACGGCGGACCACGGCATGGTCGACGTCCCCGAGGACCCCGAGAGCCGCGTCGACTACGACGAGGACTGGGAGCTCGGCGCGGGCGTCGCCCTGCTGGGCGGCGAGGGCCGCGCGCGGCACGTGTACGCGCACCCGGGGGCGGCCTCCGACGTGCTCGCCGTGTGGCGCGAGGTCCTGGGGGACCGTTTCTGGGTCGCGAGCCGCGAAGAGGCCCTGGCCGCCGGGTGGTTCGGGCCGCCGGAGCTGTGCGAGGAACGGGTGCGCGCGCGCATCGGCGACGTGGTCGCGGCGCCGCAGGGGCTCTCCGCGATCGTCGCGAGCGAGACCGAGCCGCGCGAGACGGCGCTCGTCGGGATGCACGGCTCGCTCACGGCGGCGGAGCAGTACGTGCCGCTCATCGAGATCCGCACCTGA
- a CDS encoding sulfurtransferase, with protein MTTSQPAPVSPLIDADTLATALAGPRPPVVLDVRYRLGQPSRRPAYLEGHVPGAVFVDLDTQLAAPPGPRGRHPLPEPGDFGAAMRAAGVSADSQVVVYDDGQGWAAARTWWLLRWSGHAAVRVLDGGLPSWTGALETGAPAPATGDFVPRPGALPTLDAGSAAELARTGLLFDARAGERYRGEVEPIDPVGGHIPGAVSAPTAENVLPDGRFRPVAELRARFADLGADGDQAVGVYCGSGVSAAQEVLALELAGVRAALYPGSWSEWTADSGRPVATGAERG; from the coding sequence ATGACCACTTCGCAACCGGCCCCCGTTTCCCCGCTCATCGACGCGGACACCCTCGCCACGGCCCTCGCCGGCCCCCGTCCGCCCGTCGTCCTGGACGTGCGCTACCGGCTCGGGCAGCCCAGCCGGCGCCCCGCCTACCTCGAAGGGCACGTGCCGGGCGCCGTCTTCGTCGACCTCGACACGCAGCTCGCCGCCCCGCCGGGACCGCGCGGGCGCCACCCGCTCCCCGAGCCGGGGGACTTCGGCGCCGCGATGCGCGCCGCCGGGGTGAGCGCGGACAGCCAGGTCGTCGTGTACGACGACGGGCAGGGCTGGGCGGCGGCCCGCACCTGGTGGCTGCTGCGCTGGTCGGGGCACGCGGCGGTACGGGTGCTCGACGGCGGACTCCCGTCCTGGACCGGGGCCTTGGAGACCGGCGCCCCGGCCCCCGCCACGGGCGACTTCGTGCCGCGGCCCGGCGCGCTGCCGACGCTCGACGCCGGGAGCGCGGCCGAACTGGCGCGTACGGGCCTGCTGTTCGACGCGCGGGCGGGGGAGCGGTACCGGGGCGAGGTGGAGCCGATCGACCCGGTGGGCGGCCACATCCCGGGCGCGGTGTCGGCACCGACCGCCGAGAACGTGCTGCCCGACGGGCGGTTCAGGCCCGTCGCGGAACTGAGGGCGCGCTTCGCGGACTTGGGCGCGGACGGCGATCAAGCGGTGGGCGTGTACTGCGGATCGGGCGTCTCGGCGGCGCAGGAGGTCCTGGCCCTCGAACTGGCCGGGGTGCGGGCCGCGCTGTACCCGGGGTCCTGGTCGGAGTGGACGGCGGACAGCGGGCGGCCCGTCGCCACGGGGGCGGAGCGGGGCTGA
- a CDS encoding VOC family protein translates to MAEARAAKERDGMAGGVQEGPRWVSLMVREPARAREFYGGLFGWEYADGPHQLGPYTRALLDGRAVAGLGQLPTGTGLPVAWTTYFGTRDVNALAAAVHACGGTVGVGPLDSPGAGRLALASDPGGATFGLWQPAEHAGFAVTGVPGAHSWSELLTRDTASVAPFYRAVLGFGAREDGPDHLTFTRDGHPVAAALGVGRSRARERGAGWLACFEVADVSEACARVVALGGQVVEEPAEGSRGRTATVADPEGAVFALVRTEAARG, encoded by the coding sequence ATGGCTGAGGCACGGGCGGCGAAGGAGCGGGACGGTATGGCGGGAGGGGTGCAGGAGGGACCGCGCTGGGTGAGCCTGATGGTGCGCGAGCCCGCCAGGGCGCGGGAGTTCTACGGCGGCCTCTTCGGCTGGGAGTACGCGGACGGCCCGCACCAGCTCGGCCCCTACACCCGCGCCCTGCTCGACGGGCGCGCGGTCGCCGGGCTCGGGCAACTGCCCACGGGGACGGGGCTCCCGGTCGCCTGGACCACGTACTTCGGCACCCGGGACGTCAACGCGCTGGCCGCCGCGGTTCACGCCTGCGGGGGTACGGTCGGGGTCGGCCCGCTCGACTCGCCGGGTGCCGGGCGGCTCGCGCTCGCCTCGGACCCGGGCGGCGCGACCTTCGGGCTGTGGCAGCCCGCCGAGCACGCGGGCTTCGCCGTGACCGGCGTCCCCGGCGCCCACTCCTGGTCCGAACTCCTCACGCGCGACACGGCTTCCGTCGCGCCGTTCTACCGCGCCGTCCTCGGCTTCGGCGCGCGGGAGGACGGCCCGGACCACCTGACGTTCACGCGCGACGGGCACCCCGTGGCCGCCGCGCTCGGCGTGGGCCGCTCGCGGGCGCGGGAGCGCGGCGCCGGGTGGCTCGCGTGCTTCGAGGTCGCCGACGTGTCCGAAGCGTGCGCGCGGGTCGTCGCGCTCGGCGGCCAGGTCGTGGAGGAGCCCGCCGAGGGCTCGCGCGGGCGCACGGCGACGGTCGCCGACCCGGAGGGCGCGGTCTTCGCCCTCGTACGGACGGAGGCCGCTCGCGGCTGA
- a CDS encoding thymidine kinase, with product MSELVFFSGTMDCGKSTLALQIGHNRSARGLQGVIFTRDDRAGEGKLSSRLGLVTDAVEATEGMDLHGYLVDRLSRGGKVDYVIVDEAQFLAPRQIDQLARIVDELRLDVFAFGITTDFRTKLFPGSQRLIELADRVEALQVEALCWCGARATHNARTVDGEMVVEGAQVVVGDVNRRAGEVGYEVLCRRHHLRRVTSATAKAGVRSPDVLPVRQG from the coding sequence ATGTCCGAATTGGTTTTCTTCTCCGGGACGATGGACTGCGGAAAGAGCACACTGGCGCTCCAGATCGGCCACAACCGGTCGGCGCGCGGACTCCAGGGCGTGATCTTCACGCGGGACGACCGGGCGGGCGAGGGGAAACTGTCCTCGCGGCTCGGGCTCGTGACGGACGCGGTCGAGGCGACCGAGGGCATGGACCTGCACGGGTACCTCGTCGACCGGCTCTCCCGGGGCGGCAAGGTGGACTACGTGATCGTCGACGAGGCGCAGTTCCTCGCGCCGCGCCAGATCGACCAGTTGGCGCGCATCGTCGACGAACTCCGGCTCGACGTCTTCGCGTTCGGCATCACGACCGACTTCCGCACGAAGCTCTTCCCCGGCTCCCAGCGGCTCATCGAACTCGCCGACCGCGTCGAGGCGCTCCAGGTCGAGGCGCTGTGCTGGTGCGGCGCGCGGGCGACGCACAACGCCCGCACGGTGGACGGCGAGATGGTCGTCGAGGGCGCGCAGGTCGTCGTGGGAGACGTCAACCGCCGCGCGGGCGAGGTCGGTTACGAGGTGCTGTGTCGCCGCCACCACCTGCGCCGCGTGACGAGCGCGACGGCGAAGGCGGGCGTACGCTCCCCGGACGTCCTGCCGGTGCGGCAGGGCTGA